CGGCGCTTGCGTCCGTAGCGGAACTCCATCACCGCATGGGTGGCCAGACAGGAGCAGACCGTGGAGGTTACGTTCTCGTAGGCCCAGTCGATGACCTCGATCAGAGGGTCCCAGAACGGCTGCTCCGACAACTCCGGGCCGATCACGTTGGCGCCGGTGATGATCAGTGCGTCCAGGCCTTCCGCCTTGATCTGGTCGAAGGACTCGTAATAGCGATCAACGTGCGCCTGGCCCTCGGGGCCGCGCTTGAGCTCCTTGAGCGTGAAGGGATGGATATAGAACTGGGCGATCTGGTTGCTTTCACCGATCAGCCGGAAGAACTGGCGTTCGGTGGCGGCCAGCGCGGCGTCCGGCATCATGTTCAACAGACCGATGTGCAGTTCGCGGATATCCTGACGAATGGCCTCATCGTTGGAGATGATGGTCTCGCCCTCGCCGCGCAGGCGGTCGAAGGCGGGCAGTTCGGAATTGGCAACCAGTGGCATGCGCGTTTCCTTAGTGTCGGTCCAGGACGCTGCAGATCAGGTCCAGGAAATCGGTCTCGTCGCGGGCCTGGTGCAGTTCGTCCGTGGTAATGGTGTAGCCGTGTTCCCCGGCAATCGCCTCGTAGCGCGGGATGCGGGAATAGAACAGCCGCGGGAAGATCCAGCGCACGAAATCGTCGGGATCGATCAGGGCGACATAGGGCAGGTCGTTTTCCTGCATGTAGATTTCCAGCTGTTCGTCCAGGAATGCCTCGCGGTAGTACAGCGGCTTGGGCGAGGACTCGGCGCGGCGGATCAGTTCCTTCTCATCCTTCTCGGTGGCCTGGATGTAGAGGATCAGTGTGTGTTCGGCCAGGGCCTGCAGCGTCGGCGGGTCGTCCAGTTCACATACGCTGCCGCCGGCATCATTGATGAAGTGCTGGTAGCCGTAGATCTGCCGCGCCTTGAGAATGAACTCGGGCACATCGCGCATGGCCGCGATCTCGGCGCAGTGGTGCAGGGCCTGGCGGCGCTTGAACTCCTTCAGGCCAAGCCCGCCCAGGCTGGGATTGCCGAGCTTGCCGAGAAAGCTGGAGACCGGCTGCAGGTTGTCCACCGTGATGTTGTTGATCACCTGGATCGAGTCCGAGCGCAGCAGATCGCGCAGGAACGGGATCTGCATGGCCTGCAGCTTGATGTTGTCCAGGATGGACTCGTCCAGGTAACGGGTGCCGATGCGGTAATCGCCGGAGAAGTGAAACCAGTTGCGCTGGCGCAGGATGTTCGACAGGCGGGTCTTGCCCACTCCCGACATGCCGAGCAGAGTGATGCTCTTGTGCTCCCAATCC
This sequence is a window from Thiohalobacter thiocyanaticus. Protein-coding genes within it:
- a CDS encoding ATPase — translated: MSGVGKTRLSNILRQRNWFHFSGDYRIGTRYLDESILDNIKLQAMQIPFLRDLLRSDSIQVINNITVDNLQPVSSFLGKLGNPSLGGLGLKEFKRRQALHHCAEIAAMRDVPEFILKARQIYGYQHFINDAGGSVCELDDPPTLQALAEHTLILYIQATEKDEKELIRRAESSPKPLYYREAFLDEQLEIYMQENDLPYVALIDPDDFVRWIFPRLFYSRIPRYEAIAGEHGYTITTDELHQARDETDFLDLICSVLDRH